In one Aquabacterium sp. OR-4 genomic region, the following are encoded:
- the rpoD gene encoding RNA polymerase sigma factor RpoD yields the protein MNAKKTDAAKPEPKADADAAPVKAAKAVKAAAVAAAPLAPEAGKATKAKAAAPKADKAEAKADKPAKPAAKTAKAAAKGAKAVEPKKAEEDDLIDLEVEAEVEFEAEAEPEAVVAEEGAAEAKAKPLRMKVSRAKERALMREFGLDETTLTEEEVAKRRQELKTLIKMGKTRGFLTHQEINDHLPEKLVDNEILEAIVSMLNDMGIAVYEQAPDAATLLIAGGSTTTATEEEAEEAAEAALSTVDSEFGRTTDPVRMYMREMGSVELLTREGEIEIAKRIEGGLQSMMQAISASPKTIAEILGYADKIGAGAMQISEVVDGFVAEDEADDYVAEEDFDEFDEEDDDDGAGGSKALTKKLEELKNQALERFSLVRQHFEKMRAAYEKDGYGSAGYVKCQGQLTADLMTIRFTVKTIERLCDVLRSQVDDVRRFEREIRKIVVDRCGMPQEQFIKSFPPNILNLKWAEKEIAAAKPFSAILGRNLPAVQELQQKLIDLQQQAVVPLDDLKEINREMNAGEKASRDAKKEMIEANLRLVISIAKKYTNRGLQFLDLIQEGNIGLMKAVDKFEYRRGYKFSTYATWWIRQAITRSIADQARTIRIPVHMIETINKMNRISRQHLQEFGFEPDAPTLAEKMEMPEDKIRKIMKIAKEPISMETPIGDDDDSHLGDFIEDTNNVAPVEAAMQAGLRDVVKEILDSLTPREAKVLRMRFGIEMSTDHTLEEVGKQFDVTRERIRQIEAKAIRKLKHPSRSDKLRTYLDNL from the coding sequence GCGCCCGTGAAGGCCGCCAAGGCCGTCAAGGCTGCCGCCGTGGCCGCCGCCCCGCTGGCGCCCGAGGCAGGCAAGGCCACCAAGGCCAAGGCAGCCGCGCCCAAGGCCGACAAGGCGGAGGCCAAGGCCGACAAGCCGGCCAAGCCGGCAGCCAAGACGGCCAAGGCCGCCGCCAAGGGCGCAAAGGCTGTCGAGCCCAAGAAGGCCGAAGAGGACGACCTGATCGACCTCGAGGTCGAGGCCGAGGTGGAGTTCGAGGCCGAGGCCGAACCCGAGGCGGTGGTGGCCGAAGAAGGTGCGGCCGAGGCCAAGGCCAAGCCGCTGCGCATGAAGGTCTCGCGGGCCAAGGAACGCGCGCTGATGCGCGAGTTCGGGCTGGACGAGACCACGCTCACCGAAGAGGAAGTCGCCAAGCGCCGCCAGGAGCTCAAGACCCTCATCAAGATGGGCAAGACGCGTGGCTTCCTCACGCACCAGGAAATCAACGACCACCTGCCCGAGAAGCTGGTGGACAACGAGATCCTCGAAGCCATCGTGTCCATGCTCAACGACATGGGCATCGCGGTCTACGAGCAGGCCCCTGACGCCGCCACGCTGCTGATCGCCGGTGGCAGCACCACCACCGCGACGGAAGAAGAAGCCGAAGAAGCCGCCGAAGCCGCGCTGTCCACCGTGGACAGCGAGTTCGGCCGCACCACCGACCCGGTGCGCATGTACATGCGCGAGATGGGCTCGGTGGAACTGCTCACCCGCGAGGGCGAGATCGAGATCGCCAAGCGCATCGAGGGCGGCCTGCAGTCGATGATGCAGGCCATCAGCGCCTCGCCCAAGACGATTGCCGAGATCCTGGGCTACGCCGACAAGATCGGCGCCGGTGCGATGCAGATCTCGGAGGTGGTCGACGGCTTCGTGGCCGAAGACGAGGCCGACGACTACGTGGCCGAGGAAGACTTCGACGAATTCGACGAAGAAGACGACGACGACGGCGCCGGCGGCTCCAAGGCCCTGACCAAGAAGCTCGAGGAGCTGAAGAACCAGGCGCTCGAGCGCTTCAGTCTGGTGCGCCAGCACTTCGAGAAGATGCGCGCGGCGTATGAGAAGGACGGCTACGGCTCGGCCGGCTACGTGAAGTGCCAGGGCCAGCTCACCGCCGACCTGATGACCATCCGCTTCACGGTCAAGACCATCGAGCGGCTGTGCGATGTGCTGCGCTCGCAGGTCGATGACGTGCGCCGCTTCGAGCGCGAGATCCGCAAGATCGTGGTCGACCGCTGCGGCATGCCGCAAGAGCAGTTCATCAAGTCCTTCCCGCCCAACATCCTGAACCTGAAGTGGGCCGAGAAGGAAATCGCCGCGGCCAAGCCCTTCAGCGCCATCCTCGGCCGCAACCTGCCGGCCGTGCAGGAACTGCAGCAAAAGCTGATCGACCTGCAGCAGCAGGCCGTGGTGCCGCTGGACGACCTGAAGGAGATCAACCGCGAGATGAACGCGGGCGAGAAGGCCAGCCGCGATGCCAAGAAGGAGATGATCGAGGCCAACCTGCGCCTGGTGATCTCGATCGCCAAGAAGTACACCAACCGCGGCCTGCAGTTCCTCGACCTGATCCAAGAGGGCAACATCGGCCTGATGAAGGCGGTGGACAAGTTCGAATACCGCCGCGGCTACAAGTTCTCGACCTACGCCACGTGGTGGATCCGCCAGGCCATCACCCGCTCGATCGCCGACCAGGCGCGCACCATCCGCATCCCGGTGCACATGATCGAGACGATCAACAAGATGAACCGCATCTCGCGCCAGCATCTGCAGGAGTTCGGCTTCGAACCCGATGCACCGACGCTGGCCGAGAAGATGGAGATGCCCGAGGACAAGATCCGCAAGATCATGAAGATCGCCAAAGAGCCGATCTCCATGGAAACGCCGATCGGTGACGACGACGACAGCCACCTGGGCGACTTCATCGAGGACACCAACAACGTGGCCCCGGTGGAAGCCGCGATGCAGGCCGGCCTGCGCGACGTGGTCAAGGAAATCCTCGACTCGCTCACGCCGCGCGAGGCCAAGGTGCTGCGCATGCGCTTCGGCATCGAGATGTCCACCGACCACACGCTGGAAGAAGTGGGCAAGCAGTTCGACGTGACCCGCGAGCGCATCCGCCAGATCGAGGCCAAGGCCATCCGCAAGCTCAAGCACCCGAGCCGTTCGGACAAGCTGCGCACGTATCTGGACAACCTGTAA
- a CDS encoding adenylate/guanylate cyclase domain-containing protein, producing the protein MTRIAERTVLFADLRGSTALYETLGNAEATSVVTHTVAALTRSVPAAGGVVVKTLGDGLMAVFETPAAGLQSALLMHDELDQLVSRGRERGASAGLRGLKLQVALARGEIVEMGGDCFGDAVNVAARLLDHASDNETLITAEVLAGLSGEQKKRFRSLDWMHLRGRAEPVQVHVAGGRRGLDMPVTQFGPVPSSAEPEAVRLSWGPLEVVFDGGSMPIVLGRSPQAQFRVDDSRVSRSHARIDWHGGAFQVTDLSYNGSYVQFASSDDVVSLRRGRCMLHGSGTIGLGGTPKDPNAPCVRFEVLAFYDTVPQPG; encoded by the coding sequence ATGACGCGCATTGCCGAGCGCACCGTACTTTTTGCCGACCTGCGCGGCAGCACCGCGCTCTACGAGACGCTGGGCAACGCCGAGGCCACCTCGGTGGTCACCCACACCGTGGCGGCGCTCACGCGCTCGGTGCCGGCGGCCGGCGGCGTGGTGGTCAAGACCCTGGGCGACGGCTTGATGGCGGTGTTCGAGACCCCCGCGGCCGGGCTGCAGTCGGCCTTGCTGATGCACGACGAGCTCGATCAGCTGGTCAGCCGCGGCCGCGAGCGTGGCGCGTCGGCGGGCCTGCGGGGCCTGAAGCTGCAGGTGGCGCTGGCGCGCGGCGAGATCGTCGAGATGGGCGGCGACTGCTTTGGCGATGCCGTCAACGTGGCGGCGCGCCTGCTCGACCACGCCAGCGACAACGAGACCCTGATCACCGCCGAGGTGCTGGCCGGCCTGTCGGGCGAGCAGAAGAAGCGCTTTCGCTCGCTCGACTGGATGCACCTGCGTGGCCGGGCCGAGCCGGTGCAGGTGCATGTGGCTGGCGGCCGGCGCGGGCTGGACATGCCGGTCACGCAGTTCGGCCCGGTGCCCAGCTCGGCCGAGCCCGAGGCGGTGCGCCTGAGCTGGGGCCCGCTGGAGGTGGTGTTTGATGGCGGCAGCATGCCCATCGTGCTGGGCCGCAGCCCGCAGGCGCAGTTCCGGGTGGACGACTCGCGGGTGTCGCGCTCGCATGCCCGCATCGACTGGCATGGCGGCGCCTTCCAGGTCACCGACCTCAGCTACAACGGCAGCTATGTGCAGTTCGCCAGCAGCGACGACGTGGTGAGCCTGCGCCGCGGCCGCTGCATGCTGCATGGCAGCGGCACCATCGGCCTGGGCGGCACGCCCAAGGACCCTAACGCGCCATGTGTGCGCTTCGA